The genomic stretch TGCCTGGTAACCTCGCGATAAagaaaacactcacacaacTTCATATTGAATGGAAGTCCCAGTGGTATCGTTTTTCTCATATTATTCTTGGAAAGACAGggtcaaaaaatgtcaaactactcttTTAATTTAGTTGATTTTCAAGTAAGCTGCAATGTAAGTTGCAGCAAATAGTCACTACCTATGTCTACTGCGTCAAAGTCAGATAAATCATGCAAAGGGGCATCTAGGGGTAGCCAAGGGGTTTCAGACGCTAACCATGTAATTGTACCATCCATGGTTCAAGACTATCCAGGGACATTTGTTGCACATcatccctcatctctctctcctctgtctcaaTTAAAGCCAAAAATACCCATAAATACTTTAcctaaaaataataacagattTCACAAAGAGAACAACctggagaaacacacacacaaaggaataCAGCTGAAATTATACCTGCTCCTAAGAACAAATTCTTCATTGTCTTGCTGtacaaacaaacatccaaacTTTGAATCCATGACCTTGCAGAGTTCTGCAGCTGGCTTTATTTTGCAGCACAAAATTTACTTTGGCTGTTAAGATGTGACCCAAGAGCCTAATATTCCCCTATCAAAGGCCttcaaaatctatttttaataaCTACGACTCAAGACTTTCCAAACACTTGTCCAGCATAAATGAGGCCTCTGAGGCACCTGTCATCACGCTCGACTATTTTCAGTgtattaacaaaaaacaaacattgtctTGGGAGCAGAGTGATTCTGCAGCCAAGAACATGAATTTCATTCTTCTTACTCTCGCTGTGCCTCGAAGCCTGGCATAATGCCGAAGCTGTGCCccttttgtctcattttctctACTGGTACTCTGGGACCATATGAGAATGCGGCCTTCCTCTCTGAGCGGGCTATTATTACATGTGCTTCATGTTTTTGCTGCTACTCATCTGACTATTTCCCAATGCAGAAGTCTTTGAAGATGATATCCAGGATCTCCTCTGCTCCGACCCGTCCAGTGATCCGGCCCAGGCTGGTGAGGGCCAACCGGACACCCTCGGCTGCCAGAGCGAGGTCGGTGTCGCGATATCGTTGGTACTGAGCCAGGGCCGCAACACACTGCTGCAGGTGGGCCCTGTGACGAGCCTGGGTCAGGGTGGGGGCACCAGACAGAGGGTCGCCACACCTAGAGAGGAAGTCAGAGTACAGGGAAATAAAACACtcattattatgtgtttttatactAAAACTCTATGAAAAAAAGCAcatggctgaaaaaaaaatctgatttaaacaATCAATTTGCAGCACAAACATATTGTAGTTTGgttccttttttatttctgactttggcaactctcaagtcaaatttattcattgagcacatttaaaaacattatgttgACCAAACTTGCCCAAACtaagatgagaagactgataccgCTGTTATATCTGCCTGTGTAATATGAAACTTGAGACAGCACTCGGTTAGCtaagcataaagactggaagcagggggaaacagctaacctgacTCTCGCTAATTTACACTTTATGGCtttagtttaatctgtacaaaaacctaaGCGTATTCCTTTAAGATGTGTCCATGCTGATATTAATTTTGGTTTTTATATAATCATCACACGTCCTacagaagaaacaagaaattaATCTTTCTCATACATCGTCGCCCTGGCACAACaaaatttaatatattatagGAACTCACAGAGTCTTGACACTGCTGTGTAGCACTGTGAGGAAGTCATGCAGTCCGTCATTAGTGTGGCAGGAgaccagacagacaggagggAGTCCAGAGATCTGTCTCAGCTCCCTGTCCAACGTTTTCCTCTGTTCCTCAGGCAGCAGGTCCGTCTTATTCAGCACCAGGAGGCACCTGTCTACAGGAAATGCTGTGATACGTAGAGAAGGGGGATTTTTAATAAGAAATGccaaaatgataatgataaaaactCTTTTACTGTCCCACTGCACATAATCCTTCAAAATTAAGTTGAAAGCCTCACTGGTAGtccagcagaagaagaagcagatgaAGTCTAGCTATGATACCTGTCTGACACTGCTCCTGTGAGGGCAGGACGCTCCTCAGGTGTTCCTCAAGGAAAGCTGAAGCTTGCTGGGCATCAGGGGGGAGGTGAGCACAGTCCACAACCACCAGAGTCAGATCTGCCTGCTCCACCctgcagaaaacaaagcaattcATTATtaagactttttatttttaatgcagaatacttttttaatcttaatcttTACACTGTAGGCAAACCTAGAACTGAGAGATGCACTAATATCATATCAACATCACGTAAAATAACAAATACCTTTTGGCCATAATATAcacattattgattttttttccccagagaCCATATTGATTCTTCATATCGATCAAGACAAAATGATTTCAAAGGTGGCTGTAAAAGAGTCCACTAAGATTTTCTGGTTACTCAGGTACATTTTCTACTTGATAGCATTTTGCAttattacaatataataaaatttcTGGTTACTGTAGAAGCTGCAAATGTACGCTGATATGATGCCTCAGGGTAGAAGCGTGGTTCCCTGGTCTCTAATTTTGgtatttaagtcatttttaaaagatgaattaATCTAAATCTTATTCACTTTAAATACTGAGGTTGATGTTGCCACCAGCACAAAGCCACTACTTTGCCTCGGGTCTCACTGTGaggtagcagcagcagcagcggatGCTTGTACTCGCCACGTCCTTCCTCTAGTGACCTGGGTCACGAGCCTCTGACCTGCTCCCTGCACAGAAAGTTCCCTATAGAAGACAAACTGCCCACGCTTCCTATAGAGCCACCAGGTCACCCAACTAACTTACACAATCCATAAAGGATGAGTGTTTGCGCTGAAAATTGTATTTGTGCAGTTAGGTTTTCTTTCCATTTGTCTTCCATCTGTTTTTACTAGTTACGAAACAAATCTTAAGAGattcatgtttatgttgtttttcaaatgaaaaacagcaacaaacaaacagcaacaaacagcatgTTTTCCCATTGAAAAGGTTTCGTCTTCTACCATTTAACAAATGTTACTGGTAGCAGTTTCAATGTGATTTAAAGCCTAATTACTGTGTCAGATGCGATCCCCCCCTGCCAAGAACACAAGTACTGGGGAAACACTTCATCTTTTTTTGGCATGTaaattaacatactgtatagtgaAACACAAAGTACCCATATGTGATaaaacatgtcatgtcatgtgtacatacatgtgtataAAAGTTGattgaacagtgtgtgtgtgtgcgagcgtCCATTGTCTGTTAGCCTGTTTGTATATGACAAAGTAGTGATGACGACTCCAACAAGTATTACTATTCTTCCTCCGTGTAAACAGTGGAAGCGGCTGTCAGTGAATGGCCATGTCATTTACATCACACTACTTGAGGTAAATACTCTACAACTTCATTGCATAACCTCCTCAGGGTGTTTGTTCCATGTATTTATAACTGTGCAATAGTTATAAATACAATTGTCAGCAATAATATAAACTCAGGAGGTTACACAGacattacattaaattacatatGAACAGGGGAAAGGAATGACttatttcttcctttctttgttCAGCAGCAAGTGCAGCATCCATCTCAGGGCTAGTTTGCCTGTCTCACATTATGGACAAATGAGCAGCACATGAGCAGTAAATGTTCTGCTACCTTTCCCGAGCCCGGCGgaccccctctctctccaccaTGTCCGGGCTGTCCCTGAGGCCGGCTGTGTCACTCAAGAGGACAGGGAAGCCACCGATGTCCAGTGCTGTCTCCACTACGTCCCTGGTGGTCCCAGCAATGGGAGACACAATGGCTGCAGGTCTCTGGCCTGGatttaaaaaaggttaaaagttagaggataaagctggtgatattctatatttttcttcttcatcaacaaattccatgaaaagactGAAACCAACAGTGTGTTTGTCCGTCTTTCAGTACTTTCCAGCTTACCTAACCTGTCTATGGCTCTCAGCCAGAAGCCCATTTGTTCCTAAACTGCTGGGCACcagtttttgaaaatgttactcaaacaggattAAATAGTACATTTGTTGGGGCCTATTTTTAGCAGGagatttggtgctctagtgaatATGTCTCCTGaggcaacagtgtgactcacaaatgcattttaatggtttttggacaACGATGGAGGTCgacggcacagaggaatgagcTCCACTATATTAGCCATTGGCTACACAGGCAATACatgttagtaggatcaattcatcgTTGGTTCTTATATGAATTtattgacaagaaaaaaaatatagaaatcaCAAAATCAAAAGTGAGCCCAAAGTTGCAGAATTAGTCTAAAAAAAGtcatcatcaaaataattttgtacattttcctttgttttaataattttctaaaagcTGGCGTCAAAATCtcaaaacagaggaaaaacaatcCCCCTTCctcatgtttttgttctttttttaaagattttccTATGTTAAATAACtgattattctttatttattcaatcCAAACACCTCATTATTACTTGTCAGTGCAGACTGGGTGAGCTCACGTCATTGGGTAGACTTATCAGGAGAGGAAATGATAACAGGATTTTATCTTAAGTTTGACAAATACTCCTGTTATTCCGATAGGAAGTTGTGAGGGGCCCCTGCCAAGCCTTCACTCTGAGTAGTTTATATAAAATGATCCTAAATGATTTCAGGATACAATATTCTAAACAAATATAACTTTACAGCATAAACAACAAGGGTTTTAGGAACTGCCTGGGAGTGAGAAAATTGAGACGCTACAACATTACGTGtgaaatgtgttaaatataGAATGTTTACTTctatatttactatatttatttactgtatatacacatgtCATTATTAACTGTCATTGCTTCACTATCAATTGCAAATTATTGCAGACTGTGTCTCGAATGCCTGACCAGATTTAAAAGACTAAGATTGTGTTCCTGTGCTATGAAAGTAGATTAAGATAATACGCCTCACATTCTGATTTTTAGATGAAAAGGTTAGAGACTGTAACATTTaagcaaataaaataacttgtgcttgttttacaaaataatcaaagctTGCAAACTGCTTTTGCTAATGAAGACTGCAAGATGTGGTTGAAAGAAAAAAGCTAATAAATGGACCTTAAGTTAACTTCATCGTGTCAAAAcactatttccaaggtcaaaaatTTTACGCTCAACTTTTGTGatgtttacttttgattttagggaaacaagaaaaaacttCTGCTCAAAATGAAACTTCAgctattttttaaacaaatttaaacCAAACCCTGAATGTTGGAGCTGAGGGTCAAAGCGTACAACACTAATCCCCATGACAACTTTCACACTGCCTGATTTCAGAGTCAGACTGCTGCTTGTTTCTAGATTCGTCTTCTCCACAAAATCCTGTCTTGGCAaggatgtttgattttttttctcactttctgtgCACAGAGCACAgtgtttgcattttaatgaatgcacatttcaaaacattttttaaatcatgctGCTTATTTATGACTGATTCTACCTTCTTCTCCTTcgtgactgacagcagcatgATTCAACACTTAAGTCCTTAAGTCTGCATTTAGAAGATAGTATGTCACGTTCTAATCTTAATCCCTtcatggagtgtgtgtgtgggttttctTGGTTCTCTTACAGAGTGTGTTCAGGAGGCTACTTTTCCCTGCATTAGTAGCTCCAGCGATGACCACCTGGACTCCGCTGCGTAGCCGCTCGCCCCTCCTCTCATCTTTTAGGTGTCGCTCCATCTCTGTTTGCAGATCATACAATGAACCGTCCACTGTGGCGgtgacagggagagagagacagaggagggaaaaggaCGTGACGAAGGTTTCATGTTTAACTTCACTTTCGTGACCTTGTAAAAGGAATTTTTGTCCTTTGAAGGAAAAAAGACCCTGTCCTCCGGTGTCTGACATCTTTTGTCTGGACGAAAAATAGGTCATGGCCTGTCTCTTTCCGCATATGACAGACGGGGAAaggttcttcttttttttacaatatgatGCTTCAACAATTCAGTGCATTCATAAAGTATTCAGACCTCTTcacttttttcaaattttgttatgttgcagccttTCGCTAAAAtagtttaaattcattttttccacTCATCAAATCTACACTTAAAACAAAGTGATGACAGAATTTTAGAAATTTGGGCAAATTTATTCAGtcaattcaatttttatttaaaacatgttaaaagtaaaaatatatataattaagaaaacaagacaaacaaaatcatcagcaaACAGAAATTCATCAAATTAAAATTCAATACTTTTCTAGTCCTTTTTTTGCCttaacaataaacttttatGATTAGTATGTGTCCATGATATCCATCTctatcaaatcaaacaaaaaacaaaaatattatattaaaaaggaaaaatttaAATATCACATTGACATAAGGATTCAGACTCTTTACTCAGTACTTAATTGAAGCACCTTTGGCAGCGATTACAGCATCAAGTCTTCTTGGGTATGATGCAACAAGCTTTGCACACCtggatttggggattttctgCCTTTCTGCAGATCCTCTCAATCTCTGTCAGGTTGGATGGGGACCATCGGTGGACAGCCATTTTCAGGTCTCTCCAGAGATGTTTGATTGGGTTCAAGTCAGGGCTGTGGCTGGGTCACTCAAGGTCATTCACTCCTACGTTGTCTTGGATGTGTGCTTAGGGTCATTGTCCAGTTGGAAGGTGAACTTTCGGCCCAGTCTGAGGTCCCGAACACTCCTGGACCAGGTTTTCATTAAGGATATCTCTGCACTTTGCTCCGTTCAGCTTTCCCTCCACCCTGACCAGTCCCCTAGTCCCTGCCGCTGAAAAACACCCCCACAGCATGATGctgccaccaccatgtttcaccgTTAGGATGGTATTGGGCAGGTGATGAGCACTGCCTGGTTTCCTCCAGAAATGATACTTAGAATTGAGGCCAAACAGTTCGATCTTGGTGTCATCAGACCAGAGAATCTTGTTTCTCACAGTCTGAGAGTCCTTTGGGTGATTTTTCGCAAACTCCAAGCAGGTTTTCCTGTGTCTTTCATTGAGGAGAGGATTCCGTCTGGCCGCTCTGCCGTAAAACCCAGATCGGTGGAGTGTTGCAGTGATGGTTGTCCTTCTAGACGTTTCTCCCATCTCCACACAGGATCTCTGGAGCTCAGCCAGAGTGACCATTGGGTTCTTGGTCACCTCTTTTACCAAGGCCCTTCATCCCTGATTGCTCAGTTTGGCTGGGCGGCCAGCTCTAGGAAGAGTCCTGGTTGTTCCAAACTTCTTCCATATAAGAATTATGGAGGCCACTGTGCTGTTGGGAACCGTCAATGCAGCAGAATTTTTTGTAGCCTTCCTCAGATCTGTGTCTCAACGCAATCCTGCTTCTAAGCTCTGCAGGCAGTTCCTTCGACCTCATGGTTTGGTTTTTGCTCTGATATGCATTGTCAGCTGTGAGACCTTATATAGACAGGTTTCCAAATCATGTCCAATCAATTGAATTTACCACAAGTAGACTCCAATCAAGGTGCAGAAACATCtcctttttaattaatttgccaaaattttttaaattttgttttcactttgtcattataGGCTATTAAGTGTAGACTGATAAGggcaaaaaatgaatttaaacaaCTGCATAAgactgcaacataacaaaatgtgaaaaaagcgaaggggtctgaatactttctgaatgcactgtaCATCATTTTTCTTagagtgaaaaatgttaatttctgGTGAACCTGAATCGAGCACATTAATACACCCAACTTGAGATAACTTGTCCTGTCATTATCTGTATGTTTGCAGGTGGCGATGGAAAGTATTTATGCCAGCTTTTCTATTTTTGGAAACAGgtctattatttatttgtagCTTGCCTCCGAGGCGTGAGCCAACATTCCATgccaccaaaacaaacaaatagttCCCAGGGTTTATTGTGTCGGAACTTCACAACATCTGAGGCTTCTAAAGAGCTCTGCCAGTGCCAGACAGCAGGCGACAGACTCAAGGGGGACATccctcacacatacatacacacacacacacacacactcaccttcGCATGCACTGTGAGAATGGGAAACCTGTGCATAGAAAGCACAGTTGGGCTGCAGACGGTGCTACTGATAGTACTATTCCTGTGAGTGACATGGCAGGTTGGCTTTGAAGGCAAGACGAATGCCTCTACTGTCCCCCTGGCCTtctctccacacttcctaaaaGGAAATTGTTTTTTAAGCAGTTTGATGTCTATGGCTTCTCCCTACACTGCAGCAAACGCGCACGATGGCCAGTTGAAGATCCAAACAGGAAAGACAGCCTGACTCCTCTCTCCTTAGAAAGAAACAGAGCCCCACACCTCCCTCTGAAGCCCCAAGAATGACtgtgctgtgattttttttttttgcatacatACCTTGGTTTAAGATCCCATCCTCAATGAGCTCATCCTCACTGAAGTCTATGAAGGCCTCCACATGGGCGAGACACTGTGAGACAGCGCAAAACAGAACGGAGAGAAGGGAAGAGGATGAAATGCAGGTTTTACTTAAACCAGTTAACTAACACACTGAAATcaatcttaaaataaataccCACATGCCTATATGTATATTAAAAGCATTGTTAGTCACTAAAATTGTTCCTCCTCTCCATTTCAACCACAAAGAGATCTGTTCAGTTTCACTGTAAGACATGGGAGACAAGAACCCACAGTCCTTGCTCcgtgcaaaaatgcattcttaAGTTCAGCCGAAGCTAACGTGAGGCTGCAGCAGTCTGACTTAGACATATTTTGTAAGATACCAATTTAAAAGTTACTTATCTTTTCAGTGTGAAATTCCCTGTTCATGCTTCAACAGACAGTGTTCCCTGCGGAGCCATGGCGCAGAGATTGtaacacaaaaaggaaaaaagtactaaaaacactgtaactaTGGAAGATACCCTCTTGATTTGTCGAACCCAGACTGCTAAAGCCTCATACTCGCTTCAGTGCGACTtgcatcaaaatgcattttttaaaattgttctCTAGTGATActgtcaagtttatttgtatgttgaaatgttaaaaggTGAGTAGCACAGAAAATGCCAGCGACAGTAAACAGGCAGTATATCTTGCTGCTGCCGTAGCTTTTTCAACCATGGGCATATTACCATGTTGCTGGTGATACTTGtgcataataaaaataaaggctACTGTAACGAATTCATTGAACGTTCAAAACATGAACCAGTCAGGACACAAAACACAAGTCTTTATTTATCTGGAGCAAAAAAGCACCACACCTAGCAGCACCCTCTAGCGCGGGTCAACTAGAAATTCATCCTTGTGGTTGTATGCCTCCGCCAACCGCtaaagttgcagtttacatccatgtctgtccagacc from Thunnus albacares chromosome 9, fThuAlb1.1, whole genome shotgun sequence encodes the following:
- the gtpbp3 gene encoding tRNA modification GTPase GTPBP3, mitochondrial isoform X2, giving the protein MLPLPSIYRGIWRAAVHTLRTRGNPFSRHLGTCDGVPAGLVDAETIFALSSGHGRCGVAVVRVSGPASVTALRCMAGLTRSLPSPRTALLRSITDPRSKEVLDRGLVLWFPAPHSFTGEDSVEFHIHGGPAVITAVLQALGSVPGMRPAEAGEFTRRAFQAGKLGLTEVEGLGDLIHAETEAQRRQALRQMSGELGRLYQDWTHKLKRCLAHVEAFIDFSEDELIEDGILNQVDGSLYDLQTEMERHLKDERRGERLRSGVQVVIAGATNAGKSSLLNTLCQRPAAIVSPIAGTTRDVVETALDIGGFPVLLSDTAGLRDSPDMVEREGVRRARERVEQADLTLVVVDCAHLPPDAQQASAFLEEHLRSVLPSQEQCQTAFPVDRCLLVLNKTDLLPEEQRKTLDRELRQISGLPPVCLVSCHTNDGLHDFLTVLHSSVKTLCGDPLSGAPTLTQARHRAHLQQCVAALAQYQRYRDTDLALAAEGVRLALTSLGRITGRVGAEEILDIIFKDFCIGK
- the gtpbp3 gene encoding tRNA modification GTPase GTPBP3, mitochondrial isoform X1 codes for the protein MLPLPSIYRGIWRAAVHTLRTSRGNPFSRHLGTCDGVPAGLVDAETIFALSSGHGRCGVAVVRVSGPASVTALRCMAGLTRSLPSPRTALLRSITDPRSKEVLDRGLVLWFPAPHSFTGEDSVEFHIHGGPAVITAVLQALGSVPGMRPAEAGEFTRRAFQAGKLGLTEVEGLGDLIHAETEAQRRQALRQMSGELGRLYQDWTHKLKRCLAHVEAFIDFSEDELIEDGILNQVDGSLYDLQTEMERHLKDERRGERLRSGVQVVIAGATNAGKSSLLNTLCQRPAAIVSPIAGTTRDVVETALDIGGFPVLLSDTAGLRDSPDMVEREGVRRARERVEQADLTLVVVDCAHLPPDAQQASAFLEEHLRSVLPSQEQCQTAFPVDRCLLVLNKTDLLPEEQRKTLDRELRQISGLPPVCLVSCHTNDGLHDFLTVLHSSVKTLCGDPLSGAPTLTQARHRAHLQQCVAALAQYQRYRDTDLALAAEGVRLALTSLGRITGRVGAEEILDIIFKDFCIGK